One Lutzomyia longipalpis isolate SR_M1_2022 chromosome 4, ASM2433408v1 DNA segment encodes these proteins:
- the LOC129795824 gene encoding tRNA (adenine(58)-N(1))-methyltransferase non-catalytic subunit TRM6: protein MCEENIKFGDYIIIQRQKYSKLYKFTEKTASVTLGKQKIDLSTIEGHPYYATFRMVPQSGDKTFKLEHCINPQDIKEAIAIDKSGKDNRDIFDDGRSQGLTEEEIKNLRDTCETSTEIVEHLVDNSKTFASKTEYAQEKYLRRKEKKYYEYVQIRKPTLRLIFDIYFRKDPEKLLNMRMDTLSQIISYSGVCSSGKYLVYESGTNGICLAAFLNATGDCGDAHVVSVHPGNFPNKQAVMAMNFPPSYEEKFTTVNLYSVLRHYYQKDPAAKEIAAEQDTTADDEGKEMAPTNNVEEPLPKKRKVEAEEKKQWQLDNAKACSIIRNKVDSLTIVAKEHPTTIFRELVHFVRPGRPFIIYSPYREILIECFNDLKGTPSVLGLRIYSNVLRMYQVLTDRTHPDMMMSGNSGFLLCGYTINRDGE, encoded by the coding sequence atgtgtgaggaaaatataaaatttggaGATTATATTATCATTCAGAGacagaaatattcaaaacttTACAAATTCACGGAGAAAACAGCCTCAGTGACGTTGGGAAAGCAGAAAATTGACTTGTCCACCATCGAAGGGCATCCCTACTATGCCACATTCCGGATGGTACCCCAAAGTGGGGATAAAACATTCAAGCTGGAGCACTGCATCAATCCGCAGGATATCAAGGAAGCCATTGCCATTGATAAGAGTGGCAAGGATAATCGTGATATCTTCGATGATGGACGTTCTCAGGGACTAACGGAGGAGGAGATAAAGAATCTCAGGGATACCTGTGAAACATCCACGGAGATTGTTGAGCATCTTGTGGACAATTCCAAGACATTTGCTTCAAAAACTGAATATGCCCAGGAGAAGTACTTGCGTCGCAAGGAGAAAAAGTACTATGAGTACGTGCAGATTAGGAAGCCAACACTGAGGTTAATCTTCGACATCTACTTCCGGAAGGATCCGGAGAAGTTACTCAACATGCGCATGGATACCCTTTCGCAGATTATTTCGTATTCTGGTGTGTGCAGCAGTGGGAAGTATTTGGTGTATGAATCCGGGACAAATGGAATTTGCCTGGCAGCTTTTCTCAATGCAACAGGTGATTGTGGGGATGCTCATGTTGTCTCCGTTCATCCTGGGAACTTTCCCAATAAGCAAGCTGTGATGGCAATGAATTTCCCACCGTCttatgaggaaaaattcacaacGGTGAACCTTTATTCTGTACTACGGCATTACTATCAGAAAGATCCTGCGGCGAAGGAGATTGCTGCAGAGCAGGATACAACAGCAGATGATGAAGGAAAAGAGATGGCTCCAACGAATAATGTTGAAGAACCTCTCCCCAAGAAACGAAAGGTTGAGGCAGAGGAGAAAAAACAATGGCAATTAGATAATGCTAAAGCTTGTTCAATTATAAGGAATAAAGTTGATTCCTTGACGATTGTCGCGAAGGAGCATCCAACAACAATTTTCAGAGAACTCGTACATTTCGTTCGTCCAGGAAGACCCTTCATCATCTACAGTCCATACAGAGAGATTCTCATTGAATGTTTCAATGACCTGAAGGGAACTCCGTCGGTTCTGGGACTCAGGATCTACTCCAATGTCCTGCGTATGTATCAAGTTTTAACGGATCGTACGCATCCGGATATGATGATGAGTGGGAATTCAGGATTCCTCCTTTGTGGGTACACAATAAATAGAGATGGAGaatag
- the LOC129795823 gene encoding small nuclear ribonucleoprotein Sm D3 yields MSIGVPIKVLHEAEGHIVTCETITGEVYRGKLIEAEDNMNCQMTQLTVTYRDGRTANLENVYIRGSKIRFLILPDMLKNAPMFKKQGAKSGTAGRGKSAILRAQAARGRGRGASGGRGGPGGRGGAWQGGPTGGRGRGGL; encoded by the exons ATGTCAATTGGTGTTCCAATAAAAGTTCTGCATGAAGCAGAGGGGCATATTGTGACGTGCGAAACCATCACAGGTGAGGTCTACAGAGGGAAGCTCATTGAGGCAGAGGACAACATGAATTGTCAGATGACCCAGCTCACAGTGACCTACCGCGATGGTAGGACGGCTAATTTGGAGAATGTCTACATCCGTGGATCCAAGATACGCTTCCTCATACTTCCGGATATGCTGAAAAATGCTCCGATGTTCAAGAAACAGGGTGCAAAGTCTGGAACTGCTGGGAGAGGGAAGTCTGCGATACTTCGAGCACAAG CTGCTAGGGGGAGAGGAAGAGGCGCGAGTGGTGGTAGAGGTGGTCCCGGAGGACGTGGTGGAGCCTGGCAGGGAGGGCCTACTGGTGGAAGGGGTCGAGGTGGTCTGTAA
- the LOC129795825 gene encoding uncharacterized protein LOC129795825, translating to MQRYQQSLIIKTRGERAKPARRWTQEEEIKILDYLIANQNSNFPSAVPFYNNMCNEINLNVRPVLIRNKVRNMKTLYYNALQWRRESIENGTYTDRAMNEYIKKRCPQFERLDILYSNTLQAQKAASHVHVNEEEDNEESLNNMDLADLGHTTNPNSSNISMREMAENDEEMNDIVKVEYEDTGINWNQEIDFIEEEPSEEFPENSEDPLQNQNATSTYPTPSSPTKAIDLKRDYIRLERVKLEIEREKISIAREKIALQRRENDEEARFKILQLEQQERIKIHQIDRETELKKYELSLKYR from the exons ATGCAACGTTATCAACAGTCATTGATTATCAAGACGAGGGGAGAGAGAGCAAAACCCGCCAGGAGGTGGACACAggaggaagaaataaaaattctggaCTATCTTATTGCAAATCAAAATAGTAAT TTTCCTTCTGCTGTTCCTTTCTATAATAATATGTGCAATGAGATAAACTTGAACGTCCGACCTGTTCTCATTCGGAATAAAGTCAGGAACATGAAGACACTTTACTACAATGCCCTACAGTGGAGGCGGGAAAGCATAGAAAATGGAACTTATACTGATCGTGCAATGAACG AGTACATCAAGAAGCGCTGTCCTCAATTTGAAAGACTAGACATCTTGTATTCAAATACATTGCAAGCTCAGAAAGCTGCTTCTCATGTGCATGTGAATGAAGAGGAAGACAATGAAGAATCTCTCAATAACATGGACCTAGCTGACCTAGGCCATACCACAAATCCAAACTCATCAAATATCTCAATGAGAGAAATGGCGGAAAATGACGAAGAAATGAATGACATTGTTAAAGTTGAGTACGAAGATACGGGCATTAATTGGAATCAGGAAATTGATTTCATCGAAGAGGAGCCATCAGAAGAATTCCCAGAAAATTCTGAGGATCCGCTTCAGAATCAAAATGCCACAAGTACCTACCCAACACCCTCCTCACCCACCAAAGCAATAGACCTCAAGAGAGACTACATTAGACTCGAAAGGGTAAAGCTGGAGattgaaagggaaaaaatctcaattgcaCGTGAAAAAATTGCCTTGCAGCGTCGAGAAAATGATGAAGAGGCGAGATTTAAGATTCTACAATTGGAGCAGCAGgaaaggataaaaattcatcaaattgatAGAGAAACAGAACTGAAAAAGTACGAATTGTCTTTGAAATATCGataa
- the LOC129794468 gene encoding cilia- and flagella-associated protein 45-like, translating to MKRNSRASSSAKTSRSEEKTTEVKKRNVKTARRSSQTDFPRKTRHRNCLLQPKDDPLEESIWHLVGEDAADAKFLCRKSSGKKSVDTESSPETLSGEEKRKKLAEECEKRKKQLQEVDQLRMRKKAPEKSLFDPDEDTQMLLLDRAFYAKQEQEEEVKRANRLILATKCHVIRDAQIAEKNEIERELQQEDTRLERIMLEDREKALKETDERLQRERQLNAVHAVELQKQLEDRERVRYLEAKRIEDEARKLARAQIILEQDAALREREQREKSQKLKRELQQANELNEWFRRMEFERQRIEEMRIQEYMRKRQQREEKLEEERRLAREKRERENDRMLKQQQKVIDAAVERFEVMIRREQERKEREFRQREKEKVIRRKEAEQTILQARQKQQAEVLKQKMEEIEKDRVEYAKVLEKLHAEEAKEKSLDKHRHAEREKYRREIIEQMKERECLREKLRAQARDELNALKEAERMREQTVRQVISSKINHMRTSKIPEKFIRDIERQLKIEEN from the exons ATGAAACGCAACAGTAGAGCTTCATCGTCTGCAAAAACATCCCggagtgaagaaaaaacaactgaagtgaagaagagaaatgtTAAAACAGCCCGAAGGAGTTCCCAGACGGACTTCCCACGGAAAACCAG ACATAGAAATTGCTTGTTGCAACCCAAAGATGATCCCCTTGAGGAGAGTATTTGGCATTTGGTGGGAGAAGATGCAGCAGATGCAAAATTTCTCTGCCGGAAGTCTTCGGGGAAAAAATCAGTGGATACTGAAAGTTCCCCCGAGACACTGAGCGGTGAAGAGAAGCGTAAAAAATTAGCAGAAGAATGCGAGAAGCGTAAGAAGCAACTACAGGAAGTTGATCAATTGCGCATGCGAAAGAAAGCTCcggaaaaatctctctttgaCCCAGATGAAGACACTCAGATGCTCCTCCTTGATCGTGCTTTCTATGCAAAGCAGGAGCAAGAGGAGGAAGTGAAGCGAGCGAATCGTTTAATTCTCGCCACAAAGTGTCACGTTATTCGTGATGCCCAGATTGCGGAGAAGAATGAAATTGAGCGAGAACTCCAGCAGGAGGATACACGTTTGGAGAGAATAATGCTGGAGGATCGTGAGAAAGCCCTCAAGGAGACCGATGAACGTTTACAGAGGGAAAGGCAGCTGAATGCCGTTCATGCGGTGGAATTGCAAAAGCAACTGGAGGATCGTGAACGTGTTCGGTACCTCGAAGCGAAGCGCATTGAGGATGAAGCGAGGAAATTGGCACGTGCCCAGATTATCCTTGAGCAGGATGCTGCCCTGCGTGAACGGGAGCAACGTGAGAAGAGTCAGAAATTGAAGCGAGAACTGCAGCAGGCAAATGAGCTGAATGAATGGTTCCGGAGGATGGAGTTTGAGCGACAGCGGATTGAGGAGATGCGCATCCAGGAGTACATGCGGAAGCGTCAACAGCGCGAGGAGAAGCTCGAAGAGGAACGTCGGCTGGCCCGTGAGAAACGTGAACGGGAGAATGATCGAATGCTGAAGCAGCAACAGAAGGTGATTGATGCGGCAGTTGAGAGATTCGAAGTTATGATTCGCCGGGAGCAGGAGCGAAAGGAACGAGAATTTAGGcagagagagaaggaaaagGTGATCCGGAGGAAGGAAGCAGAACAGACCATACTTCAAGCACGTCAGAAGCAACAAGCTGAGGTGTTGAAGCAGAAAATGGAGGAGATTGAGAAAGATCGCGTGGAATATGCCAAAGTCCTCGAGAAGCTGCATGCTGAGGAGGCAAAGGAGAAATCCCTGGATAAGCATCGACATGCCGAGAGAGAAAAGTACCGCAGGGAGATTATTGAGCAAATGAAGGAGCGCGAGTGTCTGCGGGAGAAGCTACGGGCACAGGCCAGGGATGAATTGAATGCCCTCAAGGAAGCTGAAAGGATGCGTGAACAAACCGTTCGGCAGGTGATCTCCTCGAAAATTAATCATATGCGAACAAGCAAGATTCCTGAGAAGTTTATTCGGGACATTGAAAGGCAGCTgaagattgaagaaaattaa
- the LOC129795826 gene encoding uncharacterized protein LOC129795826, with protein sequence MSARKMRKPRERPVRKWTVEEEKRILDYLIANQPIEVPTARVYYAQLVEDLKMNLDPNLLRYKVQNMRRVFFKTMDWVKKSRKNGWDDNKIKEYLQKTCRHFKKMRVIFSSFYQKSKFADQDVSDSHAQEDTTPEEVVAMPPTPQTPQSLRHQQTPQKTEEVEEPDLSWISQPTSPNDSGNLTNVSQDPLMDLDSSVASAKSTPHDTMELKKENINLEYFRLEVEKEKLAIMREKLAMERQKCADESNYKILQLEQQERIKIHQIDREAEVKRYELALKYKDEVKTEM encoded by the exons ATGAGTGCGAGAAAGATGCGAAAACCCCGGGAGAGGCCCGTGAGAAAATGGACTGTGGAGGAAGAGAAGAGAATTCTGGATTATCTCATTGCAAATCAACCCATTGAA GTTCCTACTGCCAGAGTCTACTATGCCCAGCTTGTTGAAGATCTGAAGATGAACTTAGATCCAAACTTACTACGCTACAAAGTTCAGAACATGCGGAGAGTTTTCTTCAAGACAATGGATTGGGTGAAGAAATCCAGGAAGAATGGATGGGATGATAATAAGATCAAAG AATATCTCCAAAAAACGTGCAGACACTTTAAGAAGATGCGCGTAATCTTCAGTTCTTTCTACCAGAAATCTAAATTTGCTGATCAAGATGTCAGTGATTCCCATGCACAGGAAGACACCACACCCGAGGAGGTTGTTGCAATGCCCCCAACACCTCAAACACCACAATCTCTGAGGCATCAACAGACGCCACAGAAAACGGAGGAAGTGGAAGAACCAGACTTATCGTGGATTTCACAGCCAACTTCCCCCAATGATTCCGGGAATCTCACAAATGTATCTCAAGATCCTCTAATGGACCTGGATAGTAGTGTTGCTTCGGCAAAATCAACCCCCCACGATACCATGGagttgaagaaagaaaatatcaatctGGAGTATTTCCGGTTGGaagttgaaaaggaaaaattggcAATTATGCGTGAAAAATTAGCCATGGAACGTCAAAAGTGTGCTGATGAATCCAACTACAAAATCCTCCAGCTTGAGCAGCAGGAAAggattaaaattcatcaaatcgACAGAGAAGCGGAAGTGAAGAGGTACGAATTGGCGCTCAAATATAAAGATGAGGTTAAGACGGAAATGTAA
- the LOC129795820 gene encoding uncharacterized protein LOC129795820, whose amino-acid sequence MEKKKRKRTVTKPMKRWTLGEEDQILDYLIANKPIELPTAVVYYGNLIKDLKWTIEPNLVRHKVKNMKEVFYKNLAWVQTVAENEECDEKMIDEHLRKRCPHFKKLEILFSSNPRAKVVQLKTFLDVEEVNLTTESNQNDAQDDTSLDEYDGYKCEGENSDTDWVLQQESQATTSEAPVDAPEPGDPLENLKNSTTNDIDKEQLSLQWMRLEIEKEKLSIAREKIAMQREQNQEEAKFRILELEQQGILKRLQIEKDTEVRKYELSLKYKAELKPEM is encoded by the exons atggagaagaagaaacgAAAGAGAACCGTGACAAAGCCAATGAAACGATGGACTTTGGGTGAAGAGGATCAAATACTTGATTACCTAATTGCCAATAAACCAATTGAG CTACCAACAGCAGTTGTCTACTATGGGAATTTAATAAAGGACCTCAAATGGACAATTGAGCCCAATTTGGTGAGACACAAAGTTAAGAATATGAAGGAAGTTTTCTATAAGAATCTCGCCTGGGTCCAGACAGTGGCTGAGAATGAGGAATGTGATGAGAAAATGATTGATG aacatttGCGAAAGCGCTGCCCTCACTTCAAGAAGCTCGAAATTCTCTTCTCAAGCAATCCCAGGGCAAAGGTGGTGCAACTAAAGACATTCCTTGATGTTGAGGAAGTTAATTTAACCACAGAAAGCAATCAAAATGATGCCCAGGATGACACAAGTCTCGATGAGTACGATGGGTACAAATGTGAAGGAGAGAATTCCGATACAGACTGGGTACTACAGCAGGAATCTCAAGCTACTACCTCGGAAGCTCCGGTAGATGCTCCTGAACCGGGAGATCCTCTTGAGAATCTCAAAAATTCCACCACAAATGACATTGATAAGGAGCAATTGTCTCTGCAGTGGATGCGATTGGagattgaaaaggaaaaactctCAATTGCCCGGGAGAAGATTGCAATGCAGCGTGAACAGAATCAGGAGGAAGCCAAGTTTAGAATTCTCGAATTGGAACAGCAGGGAATCCTGAAGAGGTTGCAAATTGAAAAGGACACCGAAGTGAGGAAGTATGAATTATCTCTCAAGTATAAAGCTGAATTAAAGCCGGAAatgtag